A stretch of the Musa acuminata AAA Group cultivar baxijiao chromosome BXJ2-7, Cavendish_Baxijiao_AAA, whole genome shotgun sequence genome encodes the following:
- the LOC103991898 gene encoding WUSCHEL-related homeobox 9-like, whose product MGEGERAAESGGFSATRAGAKCGRWNPTAEQVKVLTDLFRSGLRTPSTDQIQMISAHLSAFGKIESKNVFYWFQNHKARERHHKKRRRGPRDEEDDDGDHQKARSRCLASCTKGKQDLFWQRQERETETLELFPLKSCSSDEEKVMSMRSELWGRPFLDAARDPPLDLRLSFI is encoded by the exons ATGGGCGAGGGAGAGCGGGCGGCGGAGTCGGGCGGGTTTAGCGCGACGAGGGCCGGCGCCAAGTGCGGCCGCTGGAACCCGACGGCCGAGCAAGTGAAGGTGCTGACGGATCTGTTCCGGTCCGGGCTCCGGACGCCGAGCACCGACCAGATCCAGATGATCTCCGCCCATCTCAGCGCCTTCGGCAAGATCGAGAGCAAGAACGTGTTCTACTGGTTCCAGAACCACAAGGCCCGCGAGCGCCACCACAAGAAGCGCCGCCGTGGCCCCCGAGACGAAGAAGACGACGACGGAGACCACCAGAAAGCAAGAAGCAGATGCTTAGCCA GCTGTACGAAGGGGAAGCAGGACTTGTTCTGGCAGCGGCAGGAGAGAGAAACCGAGACGCTGGAGCTGTTCCCTCTGAAGTCTTGCAGCTCTGACGAGGAGAAGGTGATGTCGATGAGGAGCGAGCTGTGGGGAAGACCATTCTTGGACGCCGCAAGAGACCCGCCGTTGGATCTGCGCTTGAGCTTTATATAG